The Shewanella mangrovisoli genome has a window encoding:
- the degS gene encoding outer membrane-stress sensor serine endopeptidase DegS, whose product MTIKETLLYLGKAVLFGLIMAAMFLLVTHYFDNKNLGSSLLQNRGNNTVELSFAKAVRRAAPAVVNIYSLSIDQSRPLNSGSLQGLGSGVIMSKEGYILTNYHVIKKADEIVVALQDGRKFTSEVVGFDPETDLSVLKIEGDNLPTVPVNLDSPPQVGDVVLAIGNPYNLGQTITQGIISATGRNGLSSGYLDFLQTDAAINAGNSGGALIDTNGSLIGINTAAFQVGGEGGGHGINFAIPIKLAHSIMGKLIKNGRVIRGALGISGEPINPVVAQILNLPDLRGVLVTGVDPNGPAARAQLQPRDVIIKYDGEDVPGVEMLMDRIAETTPGKKIMMTVIRQGKEQVLPVIIDEKVVVDN is encoded by the coding sequence ATGACAATAAAAGAAACCCTGTTATATCTCGGTAAAGCCGTACTCTTCGGCCTTATCATGGCGGCCATGTTTTTGTTAGTTACACACTACTTCGACAATAAAAATCTCGGCAGCTCGTTACTGCAAAACCGTGGTAATAATACGGTCGAACTCTCCTTTGCTAAGGCCGTACGCCGCGCCGCCCCTGCCGTAGTCAATATTTATAGCTTAAGTATCGATCAGAGCCGTCCGCTGAACTCTGGCTCCCTCCAAGGCCTAGGCTCTGGGGTGATCATGAGTAAAGAAGGCTATATTCTCACGAATTATCATGTGATTAAAAAAGCCGATGAAATTGTGGTGGCCCTGCAGGATGGCCGCAAATTCACCTCGGAAGTCGTAGGTTTTGATCCCGAAACCGATCTTTCAGTGCTTAAGATCGAAGGCGATAATCTTCCTACTGTGCCCGTCAATCTCGACAGCCCACCGCAGGTTGGCGATGTGGTATTAGCCATCGGTAACCCTTATAACCTCGGCCAAACCATTACCCAAGGTATTATCAGCGCCACGGGTCGTAATGGCTTAAGTTCTGGTTATTTAGACTTTTTACAGACAGATGCTGCAATTAACGCCGGTAACTCGGGTGGCGCCTTAATCGACACTAACGGCAGCCTGATTGGTATCAACACCGCCGCCTTCCAAGTGGGCGGCGAAGGTGGCGGCCACGGGATTAACTTCGCGATCCCGATAAAATTGGCCCACAGCATTATGGGTAAACTGATTAAAAATGGTCGGGTGATCCGTGGTGCCTTAGGGATCTCAGGTGAACCGATTAACCCTGTCGTAGCGCAAATCCTCAACCTGCCCGATTTACGTGGCGTATTGGTCACTGGTGTCGATCCTAATGGCCCAGCGGCACGGGCACAGCTACAGCCAAGGGATGTGATCATCAAATACGATGGCGAGGATGTACCTGGGGTCGAAATGCTGATGGATAGAATTGCCGAAACCACGCCCGGCAAGAAAATCATGATGACGGTTATCCGCCAAGGCAAAGAGCAAGTACTGCCCGTGATTATCGATGAGAAAGTCGTCGTCGATAATTAA
- the degQ gene encoding Do family serine endopeptidase DegQ encodes MKTKLSVLSAAMLAATLTMMPAVSQAAIPQSVEGQSIPSLAPMLERTTPAVVSVAVSGTHVSKQRVPDVFRYFFGPNAPQEQVQERPFRGLGSGVIIDADKGYIVTNNHVIDGADDIQVGLHDGREVKAKLIGTDSESDIALLQIEAKNLVAIKTSDSDELRVGDFAVAIGNPFGLGQTVTSGIVSALGRSGLGIEMLENFIQTDAAINSGNSGGALVNLKGELIGINTAIVAPGGGNVGIGFAIPANMVKNLVAQIAEHGEVRRGVLGISGRDLDSQLAQGFGLDTQHGGFVNEVTAGSAAEKAGIKAGDIIVSVDGRAIKSFQELRAKVATMGAGAKVELGLIRDGDKKTVNVTLGEASQTTEKAAGAVHPMLQGASLENASKGVEITEVAQGSPAAMSGLQKGDVIVGINRSAVKDLKSLKEQLKDQEGAVALKILRGKSLLYLVLR; translated from the coding sequence ATGAAAACGAAACTATCTGTACTTTCAGCCGCAATGTTAGCCGCAACTCTGACAATGATGCCCGCTGTCTCACAGGCCGCTATTCCGCAATCTGTTGAGGGTCAATCCATTCCAAGTCTTGCGCCTATGCTAGAGCGCACGACCCCCGCCGTGGTTTCAGTCGCGGTTTCTGGCACACACGTGTCTAAACAACGTGTACCCGATGTGTTCCGTTATTTCTTCGGCCCCAATGCACCACAAGAACAAGTGCAAGAGCGTCCTTTTAGAGGTTTAGGCTCAGGCGTGATTATCGACGCAGATAAAGGCTATATCGTCACCAACAACCATGTGATCGATGGTGCCGATGATATCCAAGTCGGCCTGCACGATGGCCGTGAAGTTAAAGCCAAGCTGATTGGTACCGATTCAGAGTCCGACATTGCCTTGCTGCAAATCGAAGCGAAAAATCTAGTCGCAATCAAAACCTCAGATTCTGATGAACTGCGCGTGGGTGACTTTGCCGTCGCCATCGGTAACCCCTTTGGTTTAGGCCAAACCGTCACCTCTGGGATAGTCAGCGCCCTAGGTCGCAGCGGCTTAGGCATTGAAATGCTTGAAAACTTTATCCAAACCGATGCGGCGATTAACAGCGGTAACTCGGGTGGCGCGCTGGTTAACCTTAAAGGTGAGCTGATTGGTATTAACACCGCGATCGTAGCCCCAGGCGGTGGTAACGTGGGTATCGGTTTTGCGATCCCCGCCAATATGGTGAAAAACCTTGTGGCACAGATTGCCGAGCACGGTGAAGTTCGCCGTGGCGTACTGGGAATTTCGGGTCGCGACCTAGATAGCCAGCTCGCCCAAGGCTTTGGCTTAGACACCCAGCACGGTGGTTTTGTGAATGAAGTCACCGCGGGCAGCGCCGCTGAAAAAGCCGGCATCAAGGCAGGTGATATTATCGTCAGTGTCGACGGCCGTGCGATTAAATCGTTCCAAGAGCTGCGGGCAAAAGTCGCGACTATGGGCGCGGGTGCCAAAGTTGAACTGGGACTTATCCGCGATGGCGATAAGAAAACCGTGAATGTCACCCTAGGTGAAGCAAGCCAAACCACTGAAAAAGCTGCGGGCGCTGTACACCCCATGCTACAAGGTGCCTCGCTAGAAAACGCTTCGAAAGGGGTGGAAATTACTGAGGTGGCCCAGGGCTCACCTGCGGCAATGAGCGGCTTACAAAAAGGCGATGTGATTGTCGGCATTAACCGTTCGGCGGTGAAAGATCTGAAATCACTCAAGGAGCAGCTCAAAGATCAAGAAGGCGCAGTCGCCCTGAAGATCCTCCGTGGTAAGAGCTTATTGTACTTAGTGCTGCGTTAA
- the zapE gene encoding cell division protein ZapE, translating to MPQLSPWQHYQKDLTRDGFSHDPAQEMAVKALQRVYEDLTAAEAPSSLLGKLLTSFSLKSAPVAPKGLYLWGGVGRGKTYLMDTFFDALPGNQKLRAHFHRFMHQLHLDLDALKGTRDPLLVIAKQMAAKYRVICFDEFFVSDITDAMLLGTLFQALFKEGVVLVATSNIIPDDLYKNGLQRARFLPAIALINQHCEVLNVDSGIDYRLRTLEQAEIYHHPLDEEADTNLLRYFRQLAPEAEISTDAIEIEGRAICIRQQAQGVLLADFRALCDGPRSQRDYMELARIYHTVLVSGIEQMGAFLTGDDIARRFLAMVDEFYERNVKLIVSAQVPLEEIYADGLLSFEFRRCRSRLIEMQSHDYLKSEHLP from the coding sequence GTGCCCCAGTTAAGCCCTTGGCAGCATTACCAAAAAGATCTTACTCGTGATGGTTTTTCCCATGATCCCGCGCAGGAAATGGCCGTAAAGGCACTGCAACGCGTCTACGAAGATTTAACCGCTGCCGAAGCGCCAAGCTCACTATTAGGCAAGTTATTGACCTCCTTCAGCCTCAAGTCTGCACCTGTCGCGCCTAAGGGATTGTATCTCTGGGGCGGTGTTGGTCGCGGCAAAACCTATCTGATGGACACCTTTTTTGATGCGCTGCCAGGTAATCAAAAACTAAGGGCGCACTTTCACCGTTTTATGCATCAACTGCATTTGGATCTGGATGCGCTCAAAGGCACGCGCGATCCTTTGTTAGTGATTGCCAAACAAATGGCGGCTAAATACCGAGTCATTTGTTTTGACGAGTTTTTTGTCTCTGATATCACAGATGCCATGCTACTTGGCACCTTATTCCAAGCCCTCTTTAAAGAAGGCGTGGTCTTAGTCGCTACTTCAAACATCATTCCCGATGATTTGTATAAAAACGGATTGCAACGGGCACGATTCCTTCCCGCGATCGCCTTGATCAATCAGCATTGTGAAGTACTCAATGTGGATTCGGGCATCGACTATCGTCTGCGCACTCTCGAGCAGGCTGAGATTTATCACCATCCACTCGATGAAGAGGCCGACACTAACCTGCTGCGTTATTTCCGTCAGTTAGCCCCCGAGGCTGAAATTTCAACCGATGCGATTGAAATCGAAGGGCGCGCAATCTGCATACGTCAACAGGCGCAAGGCGTGTTACTCGCGGATTTCAGAGCTTTATGCGATGGCCCTCGTAGTCAGCGGGATTATATGGAGTTGGCGCGGATTTATCATACCGTGTTGGTGAGTGGCATCGAGCAAATGGGCGCGTTTTTAACGGGTGATGATATCGCCAGACGTTTTTTAGCCATGGTGGATGAGTTTTACGAGCGTAACGTTAAGTTGATCGTTTCCGCGCAGGTGCCGCTGGAAGAGATTTACGCTGATGGTTTATTGAGTTTTGAATTTAGACGTTGTCGCTCTCGCTTAATCGAAATGCAATCCCACGATTACTTAAAATCAGAGCATTTACCTTAG
- the rplM gene encoding 50S ribosomal protein L13 yields MKTFTATPETVTRDWFVVDADGKTLGRIATEIALRLRGKHKPEYTPHVDTGDYIIVINAEKVTVTGNKAQGKTYYSHSGFPGGIKQISFEKLQAHKPEMIIEKAVKGMLPKGPLGRAMFRKLKVYAGAEHNHAAQQPQVLDI; encoded by the coding sequence ATGAAGACTTTTACTGCTACACCAGAAACTGTAACTCGTGACTGGTTCGTCGTTGATGCTGACGGCAAAACTTTAGGTCGTATCGCTACCGAAATCGCTCTGCGTTTACGCGGTAAGCACAAGCCAGAATACACTCCTCACGTTGACACTGGTGATTACATCATCGTTATCAACGCTGAGAAAGTTACTGTTACTGGTAACAAAGCGCAAGGCAAGACGTACTACTCGCACTCAGGCTTCCCTGGTGGCATCAAGCAAATCAGCTTTGAAAAGCTGCAAGCTCACAAGCCAGAAATGATCATCGAGAAAGCAGTTAAGGGTATGTTACCAAAAGGTCCTCTGGGCCGTGCCATGTTCCGTAAACTGAAAGTTTACGCTGGCGCAGAACATAACCACGCTGCACAACAACCTCAAGTTCTTGATATCTAA
- the rpsI gene encoding 30S ribosomal protein S9, whose protein sequence is MAATQYYGTGRRKTSTARVFAKAGSGNIVVNQRPLDQYFGRETARMVVRQPLELVEMTDKLDIYVTVKGGGITGQAGAIRHGITRALMQLDEALRPSLRSAGFVTRDARKVERKKVGLRKARRKPQFSKR, encoded by the coding sequence ATGGCTGCAACTCAGTACTACGGCACTGGCCGTCGCAAAACCTCTACAGCACGCGTATTCGCTAAAGCTGGTAGTGGCAACATCGTTGTAAATCAACGTCCTTTGGACCAATACTTTGGTCGTGAAACTGCTCGTATGGTTGTTCGTCAACCATTAGAACTAGTTGAAATGACTGACAAGCTGGACATCTATGTAACTGTTAAGGGCGGTGGTATCACTGGCCAAGCAGGTGCAATCCGTCACGGTATCACTCGTGCTCTGATGCAATTAGATGAAGCTCTGCGTCCATCATTACGTTCTGCTGGTTTCGTAACCCGTGACGCTCGTAAAGTTGAGCGTAAGAAAGTGGGTCTACGTAAAGCACGTCGTAAGCCACAATTCTCTAAGCGTTAA
- a CDS encoding DUF2065 domain-containing protein: MSLQLFMLAVALVLILEGVGPLLFPNKWRRYLNELSHQNQQVLRRIGGSLVTAGLVILIIFS; the protein is encoded by the coding sequence ATGAGCTTACAGTTATTCATGCTGGCCGTGGCACTGGTGCTGATTTTAGAGGGCGTGGGGCCTTTGTTATTCCCCAATAAATGGCGCCGATATTTAAATGAACTTTCCCATCAAAATCAGCAAGTTTTACGCCGAATTGGCGGTTCTTTAGTCACCGCAGGGCTGGTCATTTTGATTATTTTTTCATAA